Proteins from a genomic interval of Euwallacea fornicatus isolate EFF26 chromosome 1, ASM4011564v1, whole genome shotgun sequence:
- the LOC136338763 gene encoding putative ankyrin repeat protein RF_0381, producing the protein MEDQFSFMDLDLFEIAYNGCFSVLNLALDHLDIYNFQVNSKDHLGNSLLHYAARKGNIEATQKLLALSASPDILDEKGSTPLHLACIKKHIAVVRILLDHAAKIDIKNYFGYTPLSLAVRCGDEALVRYLIKKGADITATNNVYESLLHIAVASRNEKLVELFIRRGKLGVDSRNSCDETPLMMAVKYGIPSIVDMLLDYNVDHSIKDHNKRNLIHLAVYGNHLHICQILIMKNVSVNELDNEGRSPLHVAAEMNYVNLIKLLVKNGAKINQQDLDGYTPLHVAASNIHSADSVEVLLKLGAKRDWLTFSGELPFHRAAASGNDKVLMSLYKKEFLQLKTKDGYSAKMFAIELEKISVLHLLENLEKAANFRSSRQVK; encoded by the exons atggaAGATCAGTTTTCATTTATGGATCTCGACTTGTTTGAAATAGCTTACAACGGTTGCTTCTCGGTGCTCAATCTAGCTCTAGACCATTTGGATATATACAATTTCCAAGTCAATTCCAAGGATCACCTGGGAAACAGCTTGTTGCATTATGCAGCGAGAAAAg gaaacATTGAAGCGACTCAAAAGCTACTGGCCCTTAGTGCCTCTCCGGATATTTTGGACGAAAAGGGCAGTACCCCTCTACATTTGGCCTGTATCAAAAAGCACATAGCAGTGGTCAGGATTTTGCTAGACCATGCTGCAAAAATTGACATCAAAAATTACTTCGGATACACCCCACTTTCCCTCGCTGTTCGTTGTGGAGATGAGGCTTTAGTGCGATATTTAATAAAGAAGGGAGCGGACATAACTGCGACGAATAACGTCTATGAGTCCTTATTACACATAGCGGTAGCAAGCAGAAATGAAAAGTTGGTAGAATTATTTATAAGAAGAGGGAAATTAGGGGTAGATTCCAGAAATAGTTGCGATGAGACGCCTTTAATGATGGCTGTTAAATATGGTATCCCTTCTATCGTTGATATGCTTCTGGACTACAACGTAGATCATTCAATCAAAGACCACAATAAACGCAATTTAATACACTTGGCTGTTTATGGTAATCATTTACATATCTGCCAAATActaataatgaaaaacgtAAGTGTTAATGAGTTGGACAATGAGGGTAGATCACCCCTGCATGTTGCGGCCGAGATGAATTACGTGAATCTCATAAAACTATTAGTGAAAAATGGGGCGAAGATCAATCAGCAAGATTTAGATGGTTACACTCCTCTGCATGTAGCTGCCAGCAATATACATAGTGCAGACTCTGTAGAAgtacttttgaagctcggtgcTAAAAGGGACTGGTTAACTTTTTCAGGTGAACTACCCTTCCATAGGGCTGCGGCTAGTGGCAATGACAAGGTCCTAATGAGTTTGTACAAAAAAGAGTTTCTTCAATTAAAGACCAAAGATGGGTACTCTGCCAAGATGTTTGCAATTGAATTGGAAAAGATATCAGTTTtacatttattagaaaatttggaaaaggcGGCAAACTTTCGTAGTTCTAGACAAGTGAAATAG